One window of Lytechinus variegatus isolate NC3 chromosome 2, Lvar_3.0, whole genome shotgun sequence genomic DNA carries:
- the LOC121407652 gene encoding RNA-binding protein NOB1-like, translating into MAKLKAEHVVVDAVAFFKNVQLQDVAENVHTLQAVVNEIRDKATRQRLSVLPYDIKFREPSSECIQIVSDFARKTGDYQSLSAVDIRVIALAYQLTKEIIGTDGLKKQPETKITYSASKKPIQNAKDIAGFYYPTSKNGPKDSNLQENDDQTPGSPEDNSTAGDVKLELSDIIGKDEEGEDKMEEGEGKEDERTCDEVMEGDREAGKDFDNEGGRREGEDNQEEENKMENMMDIRTDQYKDEDITEPSLDQKTSVDDARDANIGDVNIDEDDGEVIEEDDVEEEDEDNDEMGWITPQNISQVREQMGGSGETSLEGIRVGCMTTDFAMQNVLIQIGIPVISVNGMFIKHAKSFVLRCHDCFKVTHDMGKVFCPKCGNKSLDKVTMTIDEDGTRRYHMSRRRPVNTRGLRYALPKPQGGKHASNPVLYPDQRIPQNRESRRGQKKTNVFDPDYDAMSSPFATHDVTSRSAQVGVRQIRGQGSGGRRNPNENRRQSKKGKRR; encoded by the exons ATGGCGAAATTGAAAGCGGAACATGTGGTTGTTGATGCCGTGGCTTTTTTCAAGAATGTGCAGTTGCAA GATGTAGCTGAAAATGTGCATACTTTACAGGCTGTGGTGAATGAGATTCGAGATAAGGCGACAAGACAGAGGTTGAGTGTACTTCCCTATGATATCAAGTTCAGGGAACCCTCATCAGAATGCATACAGATAG TGTCAGACTTTGCAAGAAAAACAGGAGATTACCAGAGTCTGTCTGCAGTAGATATCCGAGTGATTGCATTGGCTTATCAACTGACCAAGGAAATCATTGGAACTGATGGTCTTAAGAAACAACCTGAAACAAAG ATAACATATTCAGCAAGCAAAAAGCCTATTCAGAATGCAAAGGATATTGCAGGCTTCTATTACCCAACCAGTAAG AATGGACCCAAAGATTCCAACCTCCAAGAAAATGATGACCAGACCCCTGGAAGTCCAGAGGACAACTCGACGGCGGGAGACGTCAAGCTCGAGCTCAGCGATATCATTGGCAAAGATGAGGAGGGTGAGGATAAGATGGAAGAAGGGGAGGGAAAGGAAGATGAGAGGACTTGTGATGAAGTGATGGAGGGGGATAGGGAAGCAGGAAAAGACTTTGACAATGAAGGCGGAAGAAGGGAAGGTGAGGATAaccaagaagaagaaaataaaatggagaACATGATGGATATAAGAACAGATCAATACAAGGATGAGGATATCACAGAACCAAGTTTAGACCAGAAAACCTCAGTAGACGATGCAAGAGATGCTAACATTGGTGATGTGAACATTGATGAGGACGATGGGGAGGTCATCGAAGAGGACGACGTCGAAGAGGAGGATGAGGACAATGATGAAATGGGATGGATTACACCTCAGAATATCTCTCAGGTCAGAGAGCAGATGGGAGGGAGTGGAGAGACAAGCTTGGAAGGCATCAGAGTTGGCTGTATGACCACTGACTTTGCTATGCAG AATGTTCTTATTCAGATTGGTATTCCCGTCATATCAGTCAATGGCATGTTCATCAAACATGCCAAGAGCTTTGTTCTACGATGTCACGACTGCTTCAA AGTGACCCATGACATGGGGAAGGTCTTCTGTCCAAAGTGCGGTAATAAGAGTCTGGATAAGGTTACCATGACGATAGATGAGGATGGCACTCGGCGGTATCACATGTCACGAAGGAGACCGGTCAACACCAGAGGCCTGAGG TATGCCCTCCCTAAACCTCAAGGCGGCAAGCATGCATCCAACCCAGTCCTCTACCCAGACCAGAGAATACCTCAGAACAGAGAGTCAAGGAGGGGCCAGAAGAAGACCAACGTCTTTGATCCGGACTACGACGCCATGAGCTCCCCGTTTGCGACGCACGACGTGACCAGCCGGTCGGCTCAGGTCGGGGTACGGCAGATCAGAGGTCAAGGGTCAGGGGGTCGGAGGAACCCCAATGAGAACAGACGACAGAGCAAGAAGGGAAAGAGAAGATGA